The Paenibacillus sp. BIC5C1 DNA segment GCGGTACGCGAGCTGGGTTCAGAACGTCGTGAGACAGTTCGGTCCCTATCTGTCGTGGGCGTAGGAAATTTGAGAGGAGCTGTCCTTAGTACGAGAGGACCGGGATGGACGTACCGCTGGTGTACCAGTTGTTCCGCCAGGAGCACCGCTGGGTAGCTATGTACGGACGGGATAAGCGCTGAAAGCATCTAAGCGTGAAGCCCCCCTCAAGATGAGATTTCCCAGTATGTAAGACCCCTTGAAGACGACGAGGTAGATAGGCTGGGGGTGGAAGTGCAGCAATGCATGGAGCTGACCAGTACTAATCGGTCGAGGGCTTATCCAAATATGCAGGTTATGAATCGCAAATTCGTTTCGGATCTAGTTTTCAGAGAATAAACTCTGAAATGAAAATCGGTACATCACAGAATGTGTGTATGATTTTCAGTTCCACAATGATTTCAAGAAGCTATGCTTCGACAAATCGCGTTTGGTGGCGATGGCGGAGGGGTTCCACACGTACCCATCCCGAACACGACCGTTAAGCCCTCTAGCGCCGATGGTACTTGGACCGCAGGGTCCTGGGAGAGTAGGACGCCGCCAAGCAAAGAACCACTGCCGATGTTATTCGGTGGTGGTTTTTATTTGTTTAATATGAGGTTTCTCATACGAAATAACTAATATAGACCGTAACAGCCCGGAGCAAATCCAGGGCTGTTTTTTTATTTGATTTATGTGAATGTGTTAAGTCTTTTTGCCTGTTCATTTCTTTATAGTCAGTATAAATTGAGCAGACTCTCTGTCTATTTATCCATTTGGTTGCATGCATCCCCTAGGCACAAAAGGGTGTTTTCCAATGCATGCTGGATTTCTAAATCAATGATGACTCCTTGTTTATTTATCTTCATTGTAATATGAGGAATGGTTAGAGAGGCCTCATGTAAAACTTGGGCATTAATCATGTTTAACGTCAGCAATAGTGAAGCATGGGCTTTGTCACCTCCCATAGGGCTTGGAGAAGCAGCAATGGCAATAGTGGGTTTATTAATCCATTCTCCAGAAGATACAATCCAATCTAATGCGTTTTTTAATACTCCAGGAACTCCGTTCCCATACTCCGGCGTGCAGATCAGAACTCCGTCCGAATGTTTCAGTTGGGCTCTTAAATTCTGCACGGAC contains these protein-coding regions:
- a CDS encoding NADPH-dependent FMN reductase, with amino-acid sequence MKKEYNILAISGSLRNQSSNTLLMHAMIKLAPSYLKFEVYGGLNDLPHFNPDLDVEEPPESVQNLRAQLKHSDGVLICTPEYGNGVPGVLKNALDWIVSSGEWINKPTIAIAASPSPMGGDKAHASLLLTLNMINAQVLHEASLTIPHITMKINKQGVIIDLEIQHALENTLLCLGDACNQMDK